The nucleotide sequence TAAACCTTGGATTAGATCTATTAAAAATCTCATGCTGCTAATCTCTATCCCGGAAAAAACATAACGTGCGTATATGATCGAAAATATATAaagcaaaaaataaaagaaatatgcACAGTACATAGTAGAATTGGAAAAATCATTAGCGCCGACACTGATGTGTCGGCACTAATGATTAAACTatgattttaataaaaataatattacacAAATATACACAGCTAAACTTAATCTCTGATAGATAAAATATCAAAGCTTCATTAACTTAAATATGCCATTGATGACTTATGATGGTTATATTGTAGTgctaaataaatcatgacaaaTGACGCAAACATGTAATAGTTAATGTGATAATAatgtttcaaataatttcatatcATATTTTATGGTTTCAAATATCACTTGACAAATGTACAATGTTAATTTGAATCACAtagtaaaaattaaaataacaaaacatagcattgttttttaagtacatctatttaggtttatttaattttgggagagattgagattctcaaAGTATTTGGAATTTTTCAAAACTTTTTGTTCTTATTTGAGGAGTGAGAAGAacaaataatagatagatgagaaaaaataaattaaattatagcAAGTGGTTTTGCTATGATAAAACAACAGAATTTAGCTTTGGTTTTTATGTGAATCTTTGTAGATTTATTTTGGGTGAGATTGGGATTCTAAAAGTatctgaaaattttcaaaacttttttattGCTATTTGAGGAGTTAGAGGCATACATGATTCatgatgtaaaaaaatatatataaataagactttaaatagatttttttGCTACGATACAACCCCTTAGTTCATCACGAGAATTATGTATTTTCTTTGCCAAGTATTATTGGCAAAACATGAACAATCCAGTAAAATACGAATAAAATtacttatattatattttttatagttgATAGAAAATCAAATGGAGTGGGTATAATTGATGGACGAATGTTATACACCACTGAACCCAACTGTAAATGCACTCTAGCGAATTAGTTAGTGTAAATAAGTTTGTGAAAATAAGTACATTCTTAGAATTAGTAAATGTGTCTCCATTAGCTATAAACAACATATGGTGGAAACAAATCTGGCGCTAAAGTATAAatctttatcaaaatataaataatgatatggtcttttgcattttttttaaaagtagtgTCGAATGATTAACCCCACTCATTTGAAAAACATAATACTGTATATACTCCATTAATATTTGAGAAGTACTTATTACTAACTTCATATACAAATATTGTCTATTCTCTACCACAAATCGACCAGGACAAAGGGATTTTTCGGGACATTCCTATCACATTAGTAATATATTAAAACATACTGTCTATATTacagaaaatatatttatttttttattattgtagATAATTTACATTCCTTTACCGTGTATATAGTGATGTATGATTTCTTTTAGCATTTCGTTTACTTAATAAAACATAAGATGCTGTGTATCTGTGCGGGCTTCCTTTCCGATTTATATTCCGGAAATGTTctcctatttatattttatcattataACGTTTCAAACACAGCCTATCATACATGCCCatgcgaatgcgcgggctaccttcttTTTTGAAATGTAAATATATCATACGTAAACTGCAACTAGATAATTACAAACTTACGATGTAACTTtacatatatgtacaaataGTGTATGTTTCaaaacttataatctgaaatgtTAGCCTAAACACGCATGATCATCTAATTTTGTGAAGCCAATAGCCCTGTAGTAGATGAATCCTCCCCGTAGGGTAGAGTTGTCGGTGTAGTTGTGGACTGGCCGTCACTAGGTTTGATGTCTAAAGCGTCGCCGGTGATCGATCCATAGGTTGATGTAGCGGTAACATACCACCTTGTGAAATCACCTGGTTAATCATGAATGGGTCCCAATGATAAACATGGAACATGGCTTACCGTGCGACAGAGCTCGTCATTCTCGCATGGTGCCCCTTCCCTTCTTATATATCCTTCTTATATATGAAATCAGTACTAACGCTTCGCAATCGACGGGTACATCACCTACTAGTTAGTCATAAACATGGGTGAGCAGGTTTCACTTTAAATAATCTAACCAGTTAATTAAGCTATGTGATTCTTTTAGCCGAGATCAATGAGAACATATACTCATCTAGTTAACACAACTATATAAATCTGTAGTTGTCGGTGGTAAGGCAAAGTAGCGGTGCTCGAGAATAGAACAATACAAAGCTCTATCTTTCTGCCTCAAGATTTCAGATTACAAAATTCATGGATTTGTGATGAAAAACCATTAATCAACAAAAGATTTCAGATTCCAGAAACGGATGACGTAAGCGACAACACAATGCTAAAATACGCTATTTCAGACAATATTGTTACTGACCCAACCTTCAACTAACCATGACCACTGAAAAATTAACTTTACTCCATTAATCACCACTTCATGTAAGATAGCGAATTGGATGATACAAAATAAACAATTGACTATATAATATGCAGTAACATGAGCAAAAGTGACAGAAATTTCCAGCACGTTTGTTTGTACCTTAAATAAGAAAATTAATGCCAGGCCACCACATATAGTTAATTTATCTATGTAGCGGTGTTAAATAGAAAGATAGTTGTATAttaacagatttttttttcagaaaaacatGTTAAGATGATTTTTCTTTGGTTTTTacattataagacattttgggTTTTGATTTTTAATAGATTCGTACATTAGTCGATGCATATGTTTCATATATGTGGCTAAgtttatatagatgttagtgaatctagacaaGAGAAAGAGAGTCCAAAatgtttttataaaataaaatggtgGGGGTACTAGAATACCGGAAAGGTTCATTGATCGATCTGCTTAACTCGTGCAGCCGCACACGCCCCCTCCCCAATGCCCCTGCGTGATTAGCGGATCGGATCCCGCTAATTACCCATATTAACGTTAATTACcttgattagtatttttttagtaCGCAAAAAATTGGGATAAGTATGGAGAATTAACAACAATAAACTTTCAACGAAGGTTTGAAAACTTTTACGTGAAGATTTGGAACATTCAAATCAagattttttgaaatttttaactcagatttgaaaactctcaactcaagatttaaaaactatTAACTCGGATTTAAAAACTCTCAACTcaaacttgaaaactttcaactcggttttaaaaacattcaactcagatttaaaaactttcgattcagacttgaaaactttcaactaggatttgaaagtttttagtTCAGAATTAAAACCTTTCAACtcggattcgaaaactttcaactcaaaattaaaaaaattcaagtcGAGATATTAAAACTTAACTTatgtttgaaaacttttaactcaaatttaaaaactttcacctcgaaattcaaaatatttgattcaaatttgaaaactttcatctcaaaattaaaaacattcaACTTTAATTTAAGaaactttcaatttaaattcaaaacTCTCAACTGATATTGAAGGTGAAAGATTCAATTTATAAAATATCGCAAAAAAAGTCACGCGTGTGTGTGGACAGAAAAAGGGGGCGatttctgaagaaaaaaaagtgtgtGTGGACAGAAAAAGGGGGCGatttctgaagaaaaaaaagtaaactaaCGCCCGAGttcccgaaaaaaaaaaggagaaaacgaGCGTATGCGTGGGCCGTGTGGGTCGGAAGTGCGCGCCTGCGGCGTGTATGCGCGAATTAGGAATTGTGCTAGGTAACTCCGATGGCAATGGTCGAGGCAGAAGCAACACGTTCCACTATCGTCAAGGATCCTGAAGCTTTATGCTGGTGGTGGACACTGGACACTATCGAACGAGATGTTGCGAAGTTTGTGGAGCGATATATTTTTGTACTCTTGGAGGAGTACGCAAGTTTGCAGTTCATCAGACAAAAAACGATTCTTCATAATTAAGCAAATTAATAATAACAGAGCTCAAACTGTTACAAGGTAAGCAACGCACAGCGCACACGAGCTAGCTATCCAGCTGCATGAATCACCTAAACCATGAATAAACCTACTAATGCACAAAATGCCTAATTTGGCAACCTACATCTCATAGGCCCAGGCGTTCTCGTTACGgacctcggcctcctcctccggcgtgaAGTCGTTCTCGATCCCAAATACCTCCCTGACCTGCTCCGGCATCATGTCTTTGATCAAGTCCGCCGCGCGCTGGCATGTCAGCTCCAGCAGGCACGGCATGTTCAGGAAGTTGGCGGCATTGATCAGGCCGAACAACTTCTTCCTGTCGACGCTGACGAACTCGGCGTCGAACTTACtgagctcctcctctccgctagctttcgcggcggcggtggctgtggcggtggcggcggcgtgcttgTTGCAGTACTCGACCACCTTGGCGAGGATATCGGAGGCGACGTTGGCGAGAGGGATGGCGCCGTTGGTGGCGCAGTCATCCTCGATCATGTTACCCAACGTCTTGGacaggctcgccgccgcctccgacagCTCGAATTTCGCGCCGTCCGAGCTGATCAGCAGGATCATCTTCTCGCCATCGGCGGCGccgtctgctgctgctgccgatgCTGCCATCTCGGTGGCGCGCTTGGTGGGCACCTGATCGATCTGACGAGTGCGCGCTTGCTAGTTTATCACGAATCTATTTGCGTTTCTCTGCAACTGGATCGTTTGGAAGTTGTAAGTTTTGGTGGTCTGTATTTATGGATGAAGCCAGAGATTAACAATGTCCGAGACGGAGTCTGTTTAAATCTGTTGAAACAAATCCGAGTCTAACTGGGTTTCTGATCTTTCGCGTTTGTTGCTTGGATCACGGCGACGTAGACCTCGCTTTCCTACAATATGTGTGATCTATGGTGCAATTATGTTTTAACAAAAACTAATCAACATGAATCTTAAAATTGAAATCTATTAGtaagaaatataatttttaaatgaACTATATACTGCTACTTTAGTGTAACTTATATATGCAATAATTTTTGGAGAAATTCATAATGCCATGGCGTAGGATAGAGAGAAATCCATTAACATATAATCACTTAAAAATGATGCAATGGTTAAATATAATTTTGCatgcatttttatttttgaagtgTGGTATATTATGAATGTACACTTGAATATATATCCATGATATACTAAAAGTGCATTAAATACTATCTAAAGTTGATTAGATGGAAATATAATATAGTTGAGAGCACTCATACAAAAGATTATTTATATTGCTCAGATTATTTGAGCATactaatttcaagaaaaatatgaAGGCACCGGATTTTTATGCCGTGGTGTGAACTATTTATATAtgagttagttttttttttatgatttagcTATGCATGTTTGCAAAACAATGCATGCTACTGCAACATGTGttgttgaatttttttcatgtttttttaaattgtAATTCGGTTGACATGCAAAAGACTAATGGCGCGTGTTCCTCTGAATTTTTTATTCAATGGCTTGGACTATTTATATGTGAACTATGCCTGAATCTTATATTCTCATATAGGAGTAGTATAATATAGGCACATGAAGCTTACATTACTGGTTTGACTCCAACAATTAGATTAAAAATTAGACGTATaacttataattataattattgaTTGTTTCTTTAAGTTTGATATCTTAAAGAAAAtagtgagaggagaggaatgaAGAGCATAGAGTCGAGCCACAGAGGGAAAGGAAAGGTTGGGAAGTGCTTTGTGcaggttggggggggggggcgagggATGGAGGAGACTCTTTTTCGAAATGATTTAGCTAATGAtcaaatgctttttttttctctgatttctatatttgttttctaattttaAGGCGTGGCATATCACAGGTTATGATTTTCTTCTTAAGGTAAGTTTAATGACTGAAAACGGTTTTAAGTGGAAACCAATGATAAGATGTTTTGTGTTATCCTTTTAATTTCTaagtttcttctttttttaaaaaaaatgtgacatATGGTGACTTAATAGCGCTCTAAAATATGACACATAGTGATTCCGTATTTTTACTAATTTTTATTATGTAGAATAATTTATGATGACATGATACATATTGTCAGTTTTTGGTTGTTTGGTTGTTGGTCCATGTTCAAATTAtgtatttcaaattttataaaccAAAATATGAGTAATAAAGATCCTGATTTACTtatttagttataaataaacaaaataaaagaacattacaaacaaattaaaaatcgGCTGTTATTTGGTTGTAGAAGATATGTCTATTCAAATTATgtatttaaattattatataGTAATATATGGTTATATAGatcttaatttatttatatatctaGTTATAAAAACAACagttcaaataaattaaaaattagataTAACTATGATGATTTAGCTATCTAACTGTTGATTATTGTTCTTTAAATTATTCGTAAAAAATACATCGtttaataatttataaaatCATTAAATCATTAATCATCTCTGTATATAATATACGGCCCAAATTCCACAAATACATCGtttaataatttataaaatCATCAAATGATTAATCATCCTAGTATATAATATACCGCCTAAAGTCCACAGCCGTGCCTAACCCGTTTAACCTCAAGCTAAGAAATTAAGTTAAAAACTACCATGTATAAGACAAACGGCAAGGAGAGGAGAGGTCCAACAGAGGTAGTAAACAGGTATGTGTGCGTACGTACGGTACTATGAATGGGAgaagattttgttttttaatatatctatttggtccaccaatttaagttaTCTATAATTATTAGTTGATCTAATGTACTCAAATAATGAATCACGAAGCATTTATAGAATATCCATGTGTCAGATTAAGAATGTGTTTATAAGATGTTTAATTAACttaatatataatagaaatAAAAGGACGGAGGGAGAGCTGGCCAGACCTAGTAGATCAAAGTCTATTTGTGAGTTTTTTCCATAAAAAGGGTTCCAATTTTTGTTATTTGGGGATAAAAAAAGCAAGCGAAAAGGAGTACAGAAAACGTACGTTGTATGTCGTACGTGCATATTCCACACAGAGACAGAGACAGGGATGGAGGGATGCTTTTTTTAACGGAGATCTAACCATCTAAAATAATaggtccaccgatttaaataaaaatttatggtcagatttttctattttattacgATGCCACATGGTGGtatgagagcgtttatagggtgCTACGTGACGATACGGGAGTGTTTATAGGaaataaacttttataatataagagaagatagatagatag is from Oryza sativa Japonica Group chromosome 9, ASM3414082v1 and encodes:
- the LOC107275529 gene encoding SKP1-like protein 5, which encodes MAASAAAADGAADGEKMILLISSDGAKFELSEAAASLSKTLGNMIEDDCATNGAIPLANVASDILAKVVEYCNKHAAATATATAAAKASGEEELSKFDAEFVSVDRKKLFGLINAANFLNMPCLLELTCQRAADLIKDMMPEQVREVFGIENDFTPEEEAEVRNENAWAYEM